The following are from one region of the Hydrogenophaga sp. BPS33 genome:
- a CDS encoding ABC transporter ATP-binding protein — MEPGILSLRALVVERGGRRTIDGLDLDVHAGSVYALLGGNGAGKTTALNVLLGLVAPASGEARVAGACPIQNAVQARQQLAYLPENVALYPYLSGVENLQYFCTLGGIALTTARACTLLAQAGLQDKAHTARVSTYSKGMRQKVGLAIAHAKQACAMLLDEPTSGLDPGAANDFARRIRSAADAGLAVLMATHDLFNARQVADRIGILREGRLVAEFDAHTVDHDALERAYLLHTRQDNAVPLP; from the coding sequence ATGGAACCCGGCATCCTCTCGCTGCGCGCGCTCGTGGTCGAGCGCGGTGGACGGCGCACCATCGACGGACTCGATCTGGACGTCCACGCCGGGTCGGTGTACGCCCTGCTCGGCGGCAATGGCGCGGGCAAGACCACTGCGCTCAACGTCCTGCTGGGCCTCGTCGCACCCGCATCGGGCGAAGCCCGGGTCGCGGGCGCCTGTCCCATCCAGAACGCCGTCCAGGCGCGCCAGCAGTTGGCCTATCTGCCCGAGAACGTGGCGCTCTACCCCTACCTGAGCGGTGTGGAGAACCTGCAATACTTCTGCACGCTGGGCGGCATCGCGCTCACCACAGCCCGGGCGTGCACCCTGTTGGCACAAGCGGGACTGCAAGACAAGGCCCACACGGCACGTGTATCCACCTACTCCAAGGGCATGCGCCAGAAAGTCGGCCTGGCCATCGCGCACGCCAAACAAGCCTGCGCGATGCTGCTGGACGAGCCAACCTCCGGTCTGGACCCGGGCGCCGCCAACGACTTCGCGCGGCGCATCCGCTCGGCCGCCGACGCGGGCCTGGCGGTTTTGATGGCGACGCACGATCTGTTCAACGCGCGCCAGGTGGCCGACCGCATCGGGATCCTGCGGGAAGGTCGCCTGGTTGCCGAGTTCGACGCTCACACGGTCGACCACGACGCCCTGGAACGGGCCTACCTTCTGCACACCCGCCAGGACAACGCGGTGCCATTGCCATGA
- a CDS encoding metal ABC transporter substrate-binding protein has product MKLQQTFVPTRRQAIVAASFALALGTVATPLQAQTPTPVQAVASFSILGDLVRQVGGDRVKVEVLVGPGSDAHVFQPTPAHARAVAQARIVFANGLGFEGWMARLLKTSGSKAQTVVVSKGVKPIQEDGHGHGHKKDHAHDHGHTDPHAWQSAGNVKLYVKNIAQGLCRADVAGCEVYDRNAKAYTAQLDALDAEIRAGWASIPAAQRKVITSHDAFGYYARDHGVRFLAPQGVSTDSEASAQGVARLVRQIRQEQIRALFVENIADPRLIEQIAREAGVKPAGALFSDSLSAPGGEAPTYIDMMRFNTRALTTAVRGG; this is encoded by the coding sequence ATGAAACTGCAGCAGACCTTCGTCCCTACGCGCCGCCAAGCCATCGTCGCGGCGTCCTTCGCTCTTGCGCTGGGCACGGTCGCAACGCCGCTCCAGGCACAAACCCCAACACCCGTGCAGGCCGTCGCCAGCTTCAGCATCCTGGGCGATCTGGTGCGCCAGGTCGGCGGTGACCGCGTGAAGGTCGAGGTGCTCGTGGGCCCGGGAAGCGATGCCCATGTGTTTCAGCCCACGCCCGCACACGCCCGTGCCGTGGCCCAAGCCCGGATCGTGTTCGCCAACGGCCTGGGCTTCGAAGGCTGGATGGCGCGATTGCTCAAGACCTCGGGCAGCAAGGCACAGACCGTGGTGGTCAGCAAAGGCGTGAAGCCGATCCAGGAAGACGGGCACGGCCACGGCCACAAGAAGGACCATGCGCACGACCACGGCCACACCGATCCACACGCCTGGCAAAGCGCGGGCAACGTGAAGCTGTACGTGAAGAACATCGCGCAAGGCCTGTGCCGGGCCGACGTGGCCGGTTGCGAGGTGTACGACCGCAACGCGAAGGCCTACACCGCGCAGCTCGACGCGCTGGATGCCGAGATCCGCGCGGGCTGGGCATCCATTCCCGCCGCGCAGCGCAAGGTGATCACCTCGCACGATGCCTTCGGCTACTACGCCCGCGACCACGGCGTGAGGTTCCTCGCGCCACAAGGCGTGAGCACCGACAGCGAGGCCTCGGCCCAGGGCGTGGCGCGGCTGGTGCGCCAGATCCGCCAGGAACAGATCCGGGCGCTCTTCGTGGAGAACATCGCCGACCCCCGGCTGATCGAGCAGATCGCGCGCGAAGCCGGCGTAAAGCCCGCCGGCGCGCTGTTCTCGGACTCGCTCTCCGCCCCGGGCGGCGAGGCGCCCACCTACATCGACATGATGCGTTTCAACACCCGAGCGCTCACAACCGCGGTGCGAGGCGGGTAA
- a CDS encoding LysR family transcriptional regulator yields the protein MEFRHLRYFLVLAEELHFGRAAQRLAITQPPLSLNIQQLEASVGAQLFTRNSRGVQLTAAGQAFVPAARALLDQAQQAAREARDVSQGLVGNLRIGFVGTALYRGLPDILKSFGAAHPRLRLVLQEMSSSEQLIDLRHERLDVGFVHTTHVPAGFSQILLSRQPFVACLPTGHALARRRRLPLAHLHAEPFAMVSRAVSPDYHERFLGLCADAGFVPEIGYELRHWLSVVSLVSQGLAVALVPAAMRQAGLPGVVFVPLDVDSPPYETHCLWIGERHTTAQFAFLDAVRAFAVPIE from the coding sequence ATGGAATTCCGACACCTGCGCTACTTCCTTGTGCTCGCCGAAGAGTTGCACTTCGGCCGCGCCGCCCAGCGCCTGGCGATCACCCAGCCGCCGCTGTCGCTGAACATCCAGCAGCTCGAAGCCTCGGTGGGGGCGCAGCTGTTCACGCGCAACAGCCGGGGGGTGCAGCTCACAGCGGCCGGCCAAGCCTTCGTGCCGGCGGCGCGGGCGCTGCTGGACCAGGCGCAACAGGCGGCGCGTGAGGCGCGCGACGTGTCTCAGGGGCTTGTCGGCAACTTGCGCATCGGCTTCGTGGGCACGGCGTTGTACCGGGGACTGCCCGACATCCTGAAGTCGTTCGGCGCCGCGCATCCTCGGCTGCGGCTGGTGCTGCAGGAAATGAGTTCGAGCGAGCAGCTCATCGACCTGCGGCACGAGCGGCTGGACGTGGGCTTCGTGCACACCACGCACGTGCCGGCGGGTTTCTCGCAGATCCTGCTCTCGCGCCAACCCTTCGTGGCCTGCCTGCCCACGGGACATGCGCTGGCCAGACGCCGGCGCTTGCCGCTCGCGCACCTGCACGCAGAGCCCTTTGCCATGGTGTCGCGCGCGGTGTCGCCGGACTACCACGAGCGCTTCCTGGGCCTGTGTGCGGACGCGGGTTTCGTGCCCGAGATAGGCTACGAATTGCGCCATTGGCTCAGCGTGGTGTCGCTGGTGTCCCAGGGCCTGGCGGTGGCGTTGGTGCCGGCCGCGATGCGGCAGGCGGGTTTGCCGGGGGTGGTGTTCGTGCCGCTGGACGTGGACTCGCCGCCTTACGAGACGCACTGCCTGTGGATCGGCGAGCGCCACACCACGGCCCAGTTTGCATTCCTGGACGCCGTGCGGGCTTTTGCGGTCCCGATAGAGTAG
- a CDS encoding DUF3526 domain-containing protein, producing MNLSIARAEWRRFVRQRLNLGVLAVFALLLGASALWSGLGAREYRAAAAGQQADAEQARLKAQWAATHAPNGTQAMMAAFQFARADAPPAHLPALGGLALGTGTFMLLVPDVRVTVESRHTDARKAERLSNPLLEAFGLPDFATVLALLLPLALLGLTYGWVQEAREQGQWRLVVAQCARPGRLFAAALALRGTAVWCVAALASSLALALDPGATPGAWLGWLAAVAAFCAVWLAMAGLFCLLPLSSAGAALGLLACWLVTTFAVPAALVARADQDLPMPSRLAATAAVREAQQEAEVHMDALVAHWYAAHPGVEPAARRTHTWPVSFLPRYLEQDLTIRPLMEDFDHVRARRYLWLEQRAWLSPSLALAMVADRLAGIDAPRYRRHVQQVNAFEDAWRDFFVPHLMGYRGLALQDFDRLPRFEALEEGLDNEAMAPVMAQLVALALLAMALAAGAVAARRSLHRP from the coding sequence GTGAACCTCTCGATCGCACGTGCCGAGTGGCGGCGCTTCGTCCGCCAACGCCTGAACCTGGGGGTGCTCGCCGTGTTCGCGCTGCTGCTGGGCGCCAGTGCCCTGTGGTCCGGCCTGGGCGCGCGTGAGTACCGCGCAGCAGCGGCGGGCCAGCAGGCAGACGCAGAACAGGCTCGCCTGAAAGCCCAATGGGCTGCCACGCACGCACCGAACGGAACCCAGGCCATGATGGCCGCGTTCCAGTTCGCGCGGGCCGACGCGCCACCGGCACACCTGCCCGCGCTCGGTGGCCTGGCCCTGGGCACCGGCACGTTCATGTTGCTCGTCCCCGACGTCCGCGTCACGGTCGAGAGCCGGCACACGGACGCACGCAAGGCCGAACGGCTGAGCAACCCGCTGCTGGAAGCATTCGGCCTCCCCGACTTCGCCACCGTGCTCGCACTGCTGTTGCCTCTGGCGTTGCTCGGCCTCACCTATGGCTGGGTACAGGAAGCGCGCGAACAAGGCCAGTGGCGGCTGGTGGTGGCGCAGTGCGCACGGCCCGGCCGGCTTTTTGCCGCGGCACTGGCGCTGCGCGGCACGGCCGTCTGGTGCGTGGCCGCGCTGGCATCCTCGCTCGCGTTGGCACTCGACCCCGGCGCCACCCCGGGCGCCTGGCTCGGCTGGCTTGCCGCCGTGGCAGCGTTCTGCGCGGTGTGGCTGGCGATGGCGGGGCTGTTCTGCCTGCTGCCCTTGTCCTCTGCCGGCGCGGCCTTGGGCCTGCTGGCGTGCTGGCTGGTGACCACCTTCGCCGTTCCCGCGGCGCTGGTGGCCAGGGCGGACCAGGATCTCCCCATGCCGTCCCGGCTCGCCGCGACCGCCGCCGTGCGAGAGGCCCAACAGGAAGCCGAAGTCCACATGGACGCGCTGGTCGCCCACTGGTACGCGGCGCACCCGGGCGTCGAGCCCGCCGCACGCCGCACCCACACCTGGCCGGTTTCGTTCCTGCCGCGCTACCTGGAGCAGGATCTGACCATCCGCCCTCTCATGGAAGATTTCGACCACGTGCGTGCGCGGCGGTACTTGTGGCTCGAACAGCGTGCCTGGCTCTCGCCCAGCCTGGCGCTGGCGATGGTCGCGGACCGCTTGGCGGGCATTGATGCGCCGCGGTACCGTCGCCATGTTCAACAGGTCAACGCTTTCGAAGACGCTTGGCGGGATTTCTTCGTGCCGCACCTCATGGGCTACCGGGGGCTCGCGCTGCAGGACTTCGACCGCCTGCCGCGTTTCGAGGCACTGGAAGAAGGCCTCGACAACGAAGCGATGGCGCCGGTCATGGCTCAGCTCGTGGCGCTGGCCCTGTTGGCGATGGCCCTGGCAGCCGGCGCAGTGGCCGCGCGCCGGTCGCTGCACCGACCTTGA
- a CDS encoding TonB-dependent receptor — protein MNKLLSSRGARRPLPLALAMTGAMSCGAGLAQTDTSGPADATITLKEVQVSAGQSPVDLQGKRLAVIDDSVGLPSAVTVITRDDIDTLNVGRDISNVFRRVPGVVANNIDQGDTGNGFRMRGFATQGTHGADTAVYVDGVPQNIPSSQAGAGHGPAFLEWLTPDMIGRIDVIKGPISALFGDQNRAGAVHIATPSGPIPSSVGLSLESFGGRRASLVLSNTFSDDIQSLLIADRYRSDSYRRDGEQSRDNLFWKLSTRAGEGRYSLRLNHYKAHAQAAGYLLLPDLQRGVVDPRSTQFNVPGFGSGERTGFVFHRTPAIGEAGWSASVYAERFERVRGITNSAVQHTVGSDDRHFFGGRFSQNTVISDKASLTLGGELRRDQGDADRRIWNTGQPTANYVNSHHLDLVTTGLFAQGQYKLTPGVKLLGGVRRDWFDHDIENRKLPGASTTYKAAVTTPKLGAVWSAAPTLDLFANVAEGLRSPAAEQISSSGPIGPLGAAGGTVYGVQPSKVRSHDLGFTATPARDWTVSGVAYRTLNEDEIVAQADGSFRSVGNTARKGFELETRLRLGSSWSVYGSYGRILKARIVNPLPNTGARLSVPEHQLKLGAEYRQRLGAGRLTLNADAYVTSKNPYYVGTPQIQLRAMPTYVRYDLKATYDMEKLQLSVFAIFQPHRFASDIAYGSAAGLLLSPQPRTQIGASVRYFF, from the coding sequence ATGAACAAGTTGCTCTCTTCTCGCGGCGCACGCCGCCCCCTGCCGCTCGCCTTGGCCATGACAGGCGCCATGTCCTGCGGTGCCGGCCTCGCGCAAACCGACACCAGTGGTCCGGCTGACGCCACCATCACGCTCAAGGAAGTGCAAGTCAGCGCAGGGCAAAGCCCGGTGGATCTGCAGGGCAAACGCCTTGCCGTCATCGACGACAGCGTCGGGCTGCCGTCCGCCGTTACGGTCATCACGCGGGACGACATCGACACCCTCAACGTGGGCCGCGACATCTCCAACGTCTTTCGCCGCGTGCCCGGCGTGGTGGCCAACAACATCGACCAGGGCGACACCGGCAACGGCTTTCGCATGCGCGGCTTCGCCACGCAGGGTACGCACGGCGCGGACACCGCGGTCTATGTGGACGGCGTGCCGCAGAACATCCCGTCGAGCCAGGCCGGCGCAGGACACGGTCCAGCCTTCCTCGAATGGCTCACGCCCGACATGATCGGACGCATCGACGTCATCAAAGGTCCCATCTCCGCCCTCTTTGGCGACCAGAACCGCGCGGGCGCCGTTCATATCGCGACGCCCAGCGGACCCATACCGTCCAGCGTAGGGCTGTCGCTCGAAAGCTTCGGTGGTCGTCGGGCATCGCTCGTGTTGTCGAACACCTTCAGCGACGACATCCAGTCGCTCCTCATCGCGGACCGCTACCGCAGCGACAGCTACCGGCGCGACGGCGAGCAGTCGCGCGACAACCTCTTCTGGAAGCTCTCCACCCGCGCGGGCGAGGGCCGCTACAGCCTGCGCCTGAACCACTACAAGGCCCACGCCCAGGCGGCTGGCTACCTGCTGCTGCCCGATCTGCAACGGGGCGTGGTGGATCCGCGGTCCACCCAGTTCAACGTGCCGGGCTTTGGCAGCGGCGAGCGCACGGGGTTTGTCTTCCACCGAACACCAGCCATCGGCGAAGCCGGCTGGTCGGCCTCCGTGTATGCGGAACGCTTCGAACGCGTGCGTGGCATCACGAACAGCGCCGTCCAGCACACGGTGGGTTCGGACGACCGCCACTTCTTCGGTGGCCGGTTTTCGCAGAACACCGTCATCAGCGACAAGGCCTCGCTCACGCTGGGTGGGGAGTTGCGCCGCGACCAGGGCGATGCCGACCGGCGCATCTGGAACACCGGACAACCCACCGCCAACTACGTCAACAGCCACCATCTCGACCTCGTGACCACGGGCTTGTTCGCACAGGGGCAGTACAAACTGACGCCCGGCGTCAAGCTGCTGGGCGGCGTGCGGCGCGACTGGTTCGATCACGACATCGAGAACCGCAAACTGCCCGGCGCCTCCACCACCTACAAGGCGGCGGTCACCACGCCGAAGCTGGGCGCCGTGTGGAGCGCCGCGCCCACGCTCGATCTGTTTGCCAACGTGGCCGAAGGCTTGCGTTCCCCGGCCGCCGAACAGATCAGCAGCAGCGGTCCCATCGGCCCGCTCGGCGCGGCAGGCGGCACGGTCTACGGCGTGCAGCCCTCCAAGGTGCGATCGCACGACCTTGGCTTTACCGCCACACCCGCGCGGGACTGGACCGTCTCGGGCGTCGCCTACCGCACGCTCAACGAGGACGAGATCGTGGCCCAGGCCGATGGGTCCTTCCGCTCGGTGGGCAACACCGCGCGCAAGGGCTTCGAGCTGGAGACGAGGCTGCGCCTCGGTTCGAGCTGGTCGGTCTACGGCAGCTACGGCCGCATCCTCAAAGCGCGCATCGTCAATCCGTTGCCCAACACCGGCGCGCGGCTCTCGGTGCCCGAGCACCAGCTCAAGCTCGGTGCCGAATACCGGCAGCGCCTGGGCGCTGGACGGCTCACGCTCAACGCCGACGCCTACGTGACCTCGAAGAACCCCTACTACGTCGGCACACCACAGATCCAGCTGCGCGCGATGCCCACTTACGTGCGCTACGACCTCAAGGCCACGTATGACATGGAGAAGCTCCAGCTCTCGGTCTTCGCGATCTTCCAGCCGCACCGCTTCGCCTCGGACATCGCGTATGGCAGCGCCGCCGGTTTGCTGCTGTCGCCACAGCCCCGCACGCAGATCGGCGCATCGGTGCGCTATTTCTTCTAG
- a CDS encoding DUF3526 domain-containing protein, which produces MMRAVVRKELRALWRDGRFAVLVLSLALLLAGIVVASAQQHRTMAEEKRDVAAIVRDQWDAQGDKHPHRGAHFGLYAFRPDSPLAGIDPGLNDFWGQALWLEPHRRNLARFRPAADEAPSVRFGQPTPAFALITLLPLLIIALAFHSVSDERESGTLRMLHSAGLASGRLLLGKLLTLLVVVAVLLLLVLGGGLALAAGAGPWPPDALGRGALLAMGYLLYGAVFVALALAASAWMPTSRLSLFALLALWIAFVFAVPRLGAAVAQSAVPLPAAEHFWAGIQRDYTQGLPGDQDLAARGRAFDAELLQRHGAQRVEDLPFGVAAARRLARDAYADRVHALHFDALWERYARQERWLRAVALFSPAVAMRSISMKMAGTDLSHQQHFEAQAETYRREVNASIDRWDIDNTQGITSFEDRYADNRLWRSIAPFHYTPPRLGFALRAVWPDLAVLLGWVLVAGALLRASVRKLRP; this is translated from the coding sequence ATGATGCGCGCGGTGGTTCGCAAGGAGTTGCGCGCTCTCTGGCGCGACGGCCGCTTCGCCGTGCTCGTCCTGTCGCTGGCGCTGCTCCTCGCAGGGATCGTCGTCGCGTCTGCACAGCAACACCGGACGATGGCCGAAGAAAAGAGGGATGTGGCAGCGATCGTGCGCGACCAATGGGATGCTCAAGGCGACAAGCACCCGCACCGCGGCGCACACTTCGGCCTCTACGCGTTTCGGCCTGACTCACCGCTGGCGGGCATCGATCCCGGTCTGAACGACTTCTGGGGCCAGGCGCTCTGGCTGGAGCCGCACCGGCGCAACCTGGCGCGGTTTCGACCGGCTGCCGATGAAGCGCCTTCGGTGCGCTTCGGGCAACCCACTCCAGCCTTCGCGCTGATCACGCTGCTGCCCCTGTTGATCATTGCGCTGGCCTTTCACAGCGTCAGCGACGAGCGCGAAAGCGGCACCCTGCGCATGTTGCACAGCGCCGGGCTGGCCAGCGGCCGCTTGCTGCTCGGCAAGCTGCTCACCTTGCTCGTGGTGGTCGCGGTGTTGCTGTTGCTGGTGCTCGGCGGCGGCCTCGCGCTGGCCGCTGGCGCAGGACCATGGCCGCCCGATGCCCTGGGGCGCGGCGCGCTGCTCGCCATGGGCTACCTGCTGTATGGCGCGGTGTTTGTGGCATTGGCGCTGGCGGCGTCGGCCTGGATGCCGACCAGTCGGCTCAGCCTCTTCGCACTGCTGGCACTGTGGATCGCTTTCGTCTTCGCAGTGCCGCGCCTGGGCGCTGCGGTGGCGCAGAGCGCCGTGCCGCTGCCCGCGGCCGAACACTTCTGGGCTGGCATCCAGCGCGACTACACGCAGGGCCTGCCTGGCGATCAGGATCTCGCGGCCCGGGGCAGGGCGTTCGATGCCGAGCTGCTGCAGCGCCACGGCGCCCAACGGGTCGAGGACCTGCCCTTCGGCGTGGCCGCGGCCCGGCGCCTGGCCCGCGACGCGTATGCGGATCGCGTGCATGCCCTGCACTTCGATGCGCTGTGGGAGCGCTACGCCCGGCAGGAACGCTGGCTGCGGGCCGTCGCGCTGTTCAGCCCCGCCGTGGCCATGCGCTCGATCTCGATGAAGATGGCGGGCACCGACCTCTCACACCAGCAGCACTTCGAGGCGCAAGCCGAGACGTACCGGCGCGAGGTCAACGCCTCGATCGACCGCTGGGACATCGACAACACCCAGGGCATCACGTCCTTCGAGGACCGTTACGCCGACAACCGCCTGTGGCGCTCCATCGCCCCGTTCCACTACACGCCACCCCGCCTCGGGTTCGCGCTGCGCGCTGTGTGGCCCGACCTCGCCGTGTTGCTCGGCTGGGTGCTGGTTGCCGGGGCACTGCTGCGCGCCAGCGTCCGAAAGCTCCGGCCGTGA
- the msrA gene encoding peptide-methionine (S)-S-oxide reductase MsrA has product MSDRQVLVLGGGCFWCTESVYKEVRGVTDVESGYSNGQVKQPSYEQVCTGTTGHNEVVKLEYDPAQIGTREILEIFFVVHDPTTLNRQGNDVGTQYRSGIYFTTPEQQQVAQDMLDELAKDNAFGKPIVTEVKPLDNYWPAEAYHQDFFEKNPHQGYCMAVAAPKVAKFRKTFARLAK; this is encoded by the coding sequence ATGAGCGACAGACAAGTGCTGGTATTGGGCGGCGGCTGCTTCTGGTGCACCGAGTCCGTCTACAAGGAAGTGCGGGGCGTGACCGACGTCGAGTCCGGCTACAGCAACGGACAGGTGAAACAACCGAGCTACGAGCAGGTGTGCACCGGCACCACCGGCCACAACGAAGTGGTGAAGCTCGAGTACGACCCGGCGCAGATCGGCACGCGCGAGATCCTGGAAATCTTCTTCGTGGTGCACGACCCGACCACGCTGAACCGCCAGGGCAACGACGTGGGCACGCAGTACCGCAGCGGCATCTACTTCACCACGCCCGAGCAGCAGCAGGTGGCGCAAGACATGCTCGACGAGCTCGCGAAGGACAACGCCTTCGGCAAGCCCATCGTCACCGAGGTGAAGCCGCTGGACAACTACTGGCCGGCCGAGGCCTACCACCAGGACTTCTTCGAAAAGAACCCGCACCAGGGCTACTGCATGGCGGTGGCCGCGCCCAAGGTCGCGAAATTCCGCAAGACCTTTGCGCGGCTGGCGAAGTAA
- a CDS encoding acyl-CoA dehydrogenase — translation MSTNAKARFSWEDPFHLTAQLSDDERQVQDAARAYCQEKLLPRVQMAFRNETTDASIFREMGELGLLGATIPEQYGGAGLNYVCYGLVAREVERVDSGYRSMMSVQSSLVMVPINEFGTEAQKQKYLPKLATGEWIGCFGLTEPNHGSDPGSMITRAKKVDGGYSLSGAKMWITNSPIADVFVVWAKDDGGQIRGFILEKGWKGLSAPAVHGKVGLRASITGEIVMDEVFVPEENAFPDVRGLKGPFTCLNSARYGIAWGALGAAEDCYFRARQYVLDRQQFGRPLAANQLIQKKLADMLTEISLGLQGCLRLGRMKDEGTASVEITSILKRNSCGKALDIARVARDMMGGNGISDEFGVARHLVNLEVVNTYEGTHDVHALILGRAITGIAAFN, via the coding sequence ATGAGCACCAACGCCAAAGCCCGCTTCAGCTGGGAAGACCCTTTTCACCTCACCGCCCAGTTGAGCGACGACGAACGCCAGGTGCAGGACGCCGCCCGCGCCTACTGCCAGGAAAAGCTGCTGCCGCGCGTGCAGATGGCCTTTCGCAACGAGACCACCGACGCCAGCATCTTCCGCGAGATGGGTGAACTCGGCCTGCTCGGCGCGACCATCCCCGAGCAGTACGGCGGCGCCGGCCTGAACTATGTGTGCTATGGCCTGGTGGCGCGCGAAGTGGAGCGCGTGGACTCGGGCTACCGCTCCATGATGAGCGTGCAGAGTTCGCTGGTGATGGTGCCGATCAACGAGTTCGGCACCGAGGCGCAGAAGCAGAAATACCTGCCCAAGCTCGCCACGGGCGAGTGGATCGGCTGCTTCGGGCTCACCGAGCCCAACCACGGCTCCGACCCCGGCAGCATGATCACGCGCGCCAAGAAAGTCGATGGCGGCTACAGCTTGAGCGGCGCGAAGATGTGGATCACCAACAGCCCCATCGCCGACGTGTTCGTGGTCTGGGCCAAGGACGACGGCGGGCAGATTCGCGGCTTCATCCTGGAGAAGGGTTGGAAGGGCCTGAGTGCACCCGCCGTGCACGGCAAGGTCGGCCTGCGCGCCAGCATCACCGGCGAGATCGTGATGGACGAGGTGTTCGTGCCGGAAGAAAACGCGTTCCCCGACGTGCGCGGCTTGAAAGGCCCGTTCACCTGCCTCAACAGCGCGCGCTATGGCATTGCCTGGGGCGCGCTCGGTGCGGCAGAAGACTGCTACTTCCGCGCCCGCCAGTACGTGCTGGACCGCCAACAGTTCGGCCGCCCGCTCGCGGCGAACCAACTGATCCAGAAGAAGCTGGCCGACATGCTGACCGAGATCAGCCTGGGCCTGCAGGGTTGCCTGCGCCTGGGCCGCATGAAGGACGAAGGCACGGCCTCGGTGGAGATCACCTCCATCCTCAAGCGCAACAGCTGCGGCAAGGCCTTGGACATCGCCCGCGTGGCGCGCGACATGATGGGCGGCAACGGCATCAGCGACGAATTCGGCGTGGCGCGCCACCTGGTGAACCTGGAGGTGGTGAACACCTATGAGGGCACGCACGACGTGCATGCGCTGATTCTGGGGCGGGCGATCACGGGGATTGCGGCGTTCAACTGA
- a CDS encoding fasciclin domain-containing protein yields the protein MIKQTLGKTVLALTIGTASLGAFAQVMVGGAPMLASKDIIDNAVNSKDHTTLVAAVKAASLVDTLKGPGPFTVFAPTNAAFAALPAGTVDTLLKPENKGSLTNILTYHVVAGKWDAAAIAKMIQDGKGSASIKTVAGGTLVAKSAGGKVTLTDEKGGSANVTIADVYQSNGVIHVIDKVLLPK from the coding sequence ATGATCAAGCAGACCCTCGGCAAGACCGTACTCGCCCTCACCATCGGCACCGCATCGCTCGGCGCCTTCGCGCAAGTCATGGTGGGCGGTGCGCCCATGCTGGCGAGCAAGGACATCATCGACAACGCGGTCAATTCCAAGGACCACACCACGCTGGTCGCTGCCGTCAAAGCCGCCAGCCTGGTCGACACCCTCAAGGGCCCGGGCCCCTTCACCGTCTTCGCGCCCACCAATGCGGCGTTCGCGGCCTTGCCCGCCGGCACGGTGGACACCCTGCTCAAGCCCGAAAACAAAGGCTCGCTCACCAACATCCTCACCTACCACGTGGTGGCGGGCAAATGGGACGCTGCCGCGATCGCCAAGATGATCCAGGACGGCAAGGGCAGCGCCTCGATCAAGACCGTGGCGGGCGGTACGCTGGTGGCGAAATCGGCGGGCGGCAAGGTAACCCTCACCGATGAAAAAGGCGGCTCGGCCAACGTGACCATTGCCGACGTCTACCAATCGAACGGCGTGATCCACGTCATCGACAAGGTGCTGCTGCCCAAGTAA
- a CDS encoding EamA family transporter, protein MPTSHLLLALSVVFVWGTNFVVIRWGLNGLPPFLFAALRFALSALPWLLFMPRPTAPWHKVAAFGVLLGVGQFGLLFLAMRSDISPGLASLVVQLQVFFTIGLSLWLLHERVRGFQVVGLLLALAGLGLIAANLDATVTLVGMGLVLSAAFFWSLANLVVKSLGPVNMLHFMVWSSLFAVPPLLALSWWLEGPQLMRSSLEHASGLVWASVLWQAVGNTLFGYGAWNWLLARHPAATVTPWALMVPVFGIGASAFSLGEALPGWKLGAAALVLMGLAVIVLWPRVQTHSRKK, encoded by the coding sequence TTGCCCACGTCCCACCTGCTGCTCGCCCTTTCGGTGGTGTTCGTCTGGGGCACCAACTTCGTGGTGATCCGCTGGGGTCTGAACGGCCTGCCGCCGTTTCTGTTCGCCGCGCTGCGCTTCGCGCTCTCGGCCCTGCCCTGGCTGCTGTTCATGCCCCGTCCCACCGCGCCCTGGCACAAGGTGGCGGCCTTCGGCGTGCTGCTCGGGGTGGGCCAGTTCGGCCTGTTGTTCCTGGCGATGCGCAGCGACATTTCGCCCGGCCTGGCGTCCCTGGTGGTGCAGTTGCAGGTGTTCTTCACCATCGGCCTGTCGCTCTGGCTCCTGCACGAGCGCGTGAGAGGCTTCCAGGTCGTCGGTCTGCTGCTGGCGCTGGCCGGCCTGGGCTTGATCGCAGCCAATCTGGACGCAACCGTCACCCTGGTCGGCATGGGCCTGGTGTTGAGCGCGGCGTTCTTCTGGTCGCTCGCGAACCTGGTGGTGAAGTCGCTCGGGCCGGTGAACATGCTGCACTTCATGGTCTGGAGCAGCCTGTTCGCCGTGCCCCCGCTGCTGGCACTGTCGTGGTGGCTCGAAGGCCCGCAACTCATGCGCTCCTCGCTCGAACACGCCAGTGGCCTGGTGTGGGCCAGCGTGCTGTGGCAGGCCGTGGGCAACACCCTGTTCGGCTACGGTGCCTGGAACTGGTTGCTCGCGCGGCACCCGGCCGCCACCGTCACGCCCTGGGCCTTGATGGTGCCGGTGTTCGGCATCGGCGCCTCGGCGTTTTCGCTGGGCGAGGCACTGCCCGGCTGGAAGCTGGGCGCGGCGGCACTCGTGCTGATGGGATTGGCGGTGATCGTCCTGTGGCCCCGCGTGCAAACGCACTCGCGAAAAAAATAG